In Gammaproteobacteria bacterium, the DNA window GCGCCAATCGGCGCATATTGGCCATCGACCGGTAACTGGTCTCGGACAGTTTGTAAAACGCTAGCTTGATCAGGATGGTCAGGAAGATAATGGCCCAGCCCCAGTTGCCAACGACTCCGTGAATCGCCTTCAGCAACCAGAACAGCGGCTCGGCGATAATAGTCAACTTGCCGTAATCGACGGTCAGATGCAAATTGGGAGCAACTTTGTCCAACACTTTGGGCAGTTTCGGCCCCACATACAACCGCGTGTGGAAATCGCCAGTCGCGCCCGCTGGGATGCTTTGCACCGCGCTGGTCATGCCGACAACATAGCGATGACCGTCAATCGCCTTGGTGTAAAACGTATCGGTCTCGCCGGCGTTGGGAATCCACGCTCCAAGGAAATAATGCTGAATCATAGCGATCCAGCCATCCTTAACAGTCTGGTTCAACGGCTCTTTGGCGATCTGATCGAAGGAAACCTTCTCATAACGCTGTTCGGGCGTCGAAATCACCGCCCCGGTATAAGTAGTCACGCCGCCGCCAAAAAAACCGCGCTTGGTCTTCGGCGGCGTGCGCTGGAATTGCCGGTACTGACTGCCCTGCCAATCGTTAGCGCTGCCGTTCTCGACGCGCTGGTTCAATTCCACCAGGAAACTGCCGTGCCGAAAGGTATAGGTCTTGACCACCTTCACTCCAGAAGGGTCCGACCAGTTCAACCGGACTTCCAGCGTATCCTGTCCATCCGCCAACTGGTATTCGCTCTGCTCAGCCGTAAACGGAGCGTAATGGTTCGGCGCGGGACCGTCATGCAACGCTACCAGTCCCGATTGAGCGATGAACAGATCCGGGCCGCTGTCCTTCAGCAACTGAAACGGCTGATCAGGCTGTTGCACCGATTCCGGGTAGGTGCGCAGACCCACCCGGCGCAGGTCGCCGCCGATTGTGTCGATTTCCGCCTCGAACATGTCTGTCGTCACGCGCACCCGTGAGCCGCTGCCCAGCGCCTGGGAAACGATGCCTGGCGCTGGGGCCGCTGCGGGCACATCC includes these proteins:
- the yidC gene encoding membrane protein insertase YidC, with translation MENQRLLLFAALGFVLFLLWQNWLEFQARKYPPPTPVATAPASPASPAVPAGPSITPGQDVPAAAPAPGIVSQALGSGSRVRVTTDMFEAEIDTIGGDLRRVGLRTYPESVQQPDQPFQLLKDSGPDLFIAQSGLVALHDGPAPNHYAPFTAEQSEYQLADGQDTLEVRLNWSDPSGVKVVKTYTFRHGSFLVELNQRVENGSANDWQGSQYRQFQRTPPKTKRGFFGGGVTTYTGAVISTPEQRYEKVSFDQIAKEPLNQTVKDGWIAMIQHYFLGAWIPNAGETDTFYTKAIDGHRYVVGMTSAVQSIPAGATGDFHTRLYVGPKLPKVLDKVAPNLHLTVDYGKLTIIAEPLFWLLKAIHGVVGNWGWAIIFLTILIKLAFYKLSETSYRSMANMRRLAPELTRLKELYGDDKQKMNQAMMDMYKKEKVNPLGGCLPILVQIPVFIALYWVLVESVQLRQAPFMFWIKDMSIPDPYYVLPLVMGVTMFAQQKLSPAPPDPIQAKVMMSLPIVFTFMFLWFPAGLVLYWVVNNMLSITQQWVITKRVESGADAAAAKAKPESGSGWGARIRKLAEQGRDKLIEQGRGKLVDLNKKSSTGQAPGKRRK